One segment of Thermoanaerobacter kivui DNA contains the following:
- the cas6 gene encoding CRISPR-associated endoribonuclease Cas6, translating to MRITLEFVGEKNLVLPIHYNYIVQGFLYDLMGDSEFAAFLHDEGFQYEKRKFKLFTFSRIEGEFKILTDSKGQKKISIKPPFKFTVASPLDEFIFDISKNALKKEYCHFNGQKFILNSLNIDNPPVFKNKARIKFISPVVMYTTLRNGDIKYTYYYSPWDDKFSLLLLNNLLKKYELVHKVKAKDPYFKLYPLLEKEDRRYSKMIKYKNVYVKGWMGIYDVETTPELLELAYYTGLGAKNSQGFGCFEIIG from the coding sequence ATGAGAATTACTTTGGAATTTGTGGGAGAAAAAAATTTAGTATTGCCAATTCATTATAATTATATAGTTCAAGGCTTTTTGTATGACCTCATGGGGGACAGTGAGTTTGCAGCTTTTTTACATGATGAAGGGTTTCAATATGAAAAAAGAAAATTTAAATTATTTACTTTTTCAAGAATTGAAGGGGAGTTCAAGATTTTAACAGATTCCAAAGGGCAGAAAAAAATAAGCATAAAACCTCCTTTTAAATTTACTGTTGCCTCTCCTTTAGATGAATTTATATTTGATATTTCAAAAAATGCGTTAAAAAAGGAGTATTGCCATTTTAATGGTCAAAAATTTATTTTGAATTCACTCAATATAGACAATCCTCCTGTTTTTAAAAATAAAGCAAGGATAAAATTTATTTCTCCTGTTGTTATGTACACTACTCTTAGGAATGGAGACATAAAATACACTTATTATTATTCTCCATGGGATGACAAATTTTCTCTCCTTTTACTTAACAATCTCCTTAAAAAATATGAATTAGTCCATAAAGTAAAAGCGAAAGATCCATATTTTAAGCTTTATCCCTTATTGGAAAAAGAAGACAGAAGATATTCAAAGATGATCAAATATAAAAATGTTTATGTAAAAGGATGGATGGGGATATATGATGTTGAGACTACTCCTGAACTTCTGGAACTTGCCTACTACACAGGTTTGGGTGCCAAAAATTCACAAGGGTTTGGGTGTTTTGAGATAATAGGGTGA
- the sufU gene encoding Fe-S cluster assembly sulfur transfer protein SufU, with product MSDLNQLYSEVIMEHYENSPHRRELKDATHKERGHNPLCGDDITIYLKMNGDIIEDASFTGHGCAISQASTSMMIDLIKGKDKKEALRLVQEFIDMIHKKDVNLDELGDAQVLHGVSDFPARVKCALLAWKTLQEIL from the coding sequence ATGAGCGATTTAAATCAGCTTTATTCTGAAGTTATAATGGAACACTATGAAAACTCTCCTCACAGAAGAGAGCTTAAAGATGCTACTCACAAAGAAAGGGGGCACAATCCTCTTTGCGGTGACGACATTACCATTTATCTAAAAATGAATGGTGACATTATAGAAGACGCATCTTTTACAGGTCATGGATGTGCTATAAGCCAAGCTTCAACCTCTATGATGATAGACCTTATAAAAGGGAAAGACAAAAAAGAGGCCTTAAGGCTTGTTCAAGAATTTATAGACATGATACACAAAAAAGACGTAAACTTAGATGAATTAGGTGATGCCCAAGTACTGCATGGAGTATCTGACTTTCCTGCCCGTGTAAAATGTGCTCTACTGGCTTGGAAGACACTTCAGGAAATTTTATAA
- a CDS encoding cysteine desulfurase, whose protein sequence is MKYVDVEKIKKDFPILNVKPHGKKLIYLDNAATTQKPISVIKAMDRYYEELNANVYRSPHYLSALSTQAYEEARERVKKFINAKTEESIIFTRNTTESINFIAYTWGMKYINEGDEIILTIAEHHSNILPWQMVAEAKKAKLKYVYLDDDFRLSMKDFKEKMSDKVKLIAIQHMSNVLGIINPVEEITHIAHKYGAKVLIDGAQSVPHMPVDVQKIDCDFFAFSGHKMLGPMGIGVLYIKEDLLKEVPPFLRGGEMIDEVYEDYSTFAPSPLKFEAGTPNIEGAYVLISAIDYIEKIGLTNIYKHEGELLEYGLQKMKELDFVKLYGPKDAKERGGLISFNVEGVHPHDVATILDEEGIAVRSGHHCCQPLMRYLGVPATVRASFYLYNDFEDIDALVEGLKKVRKWFK, encoded by the coding sequence GTGAAATATGTTGATGTAGAAAAGATTAAAAAAGACTTTCCTATATTAAATGTAAAACCTCATGGTAAAAAGCTTATTTACCTAGACAATGCTGCTACAACACAAAAGCCAATTAGCGTCATTAAAGCTATGGATAGATATTATGAAGAGTTAAATGCCAATGTATATAGAAGCCCCCACTATTTAAGTGCTCTTTCCACACAGGCTTACGAAGAGGCGAGAGAAAGAGTAAAAAAATTTATTAACGCTAAAACTGAAGAATCTATAATATTTACGAGAAATACTACAGAATCTATAAACTTTATAGCATATACGTGGGGAATGAAGTATATAAACGAAGGAGACGAAATAATACTGACAATAGCCGAACACCACAGCAATATACTCCCATGGCAAATGGTAGCGGAAGCTAAAAAGGCGAAACTCAAATATGTCTACCTTGATGACGATTTTAGGCTTTCTATGAAAGACTTTAAAGAAAAAATGTCTGATAAAGTAAAGTTAATTGCTATCCAGCACATGTCAAATGTCTTAGGAATAATAAATCCTGTGGAGGAGATTACACATATTGCCCACAAATACGGGGCAAAAGTGTTAATAGATGGAGCACAAAGTGTACCTCATATGCCTGTTGATGTACAAAAGATAGATTGTGACTTTTTTGCCTTCTCTGGTCACAAGATGTTAGGACCTATGGGGATTGGGGTTTTATATATAAAAGAAGATTTACTTAAAGAGGTACCGCCATTTTTAAGAGGAGGAGAAATGATAGACGAGGTTTACGAGGACTATTCCACATTTGCACCTTCCCCTCTTAAATTTGAAGCAGGTACTCCTAATATAGAGGGAGCGTATGTGCTTATTTCTGCCATAGATTATATAGAAAAAATTGGGCTTACCAATATATATAAACACGAAGGCGAGCTTTTGGAGTATGGTCTTCAAAAAATGAAAGAATTAGACTTTGTAAAATTGTATGGCCCCAAAGACGCGAAGGAAAGGGGAGGCTTAATTTCCTTCAATGTAGAAGGAGTTCATCCTCACGATGTTGCTACAATACTAGACGAAGAAGGAATTGCTGTAAGAAGTGGGCATCACTGTTGCCAGCCCTTAATGAGATACTTAGGCGTTCCTGCAACTGTAAGAGCAAGCTTTTATCTCTACAACGATTTTGAGGATATTGATGCCCTTGTGGAAGGACTAAAAAAAGTCAGGAAGTGGTTTAAATGA
- the sufD gene encoding Fe-S cluster assembly protein SufD: MSNLLDEKVQSLFEKEDEIAKEYRRKAYDAFSSLPFPKWKRVNIDKIELPFYKEYNLVVLRDSSQETVKITDITKSLGNLESKTLSLVDRAFGVDDKFVNMAKAFYNSGFYIKSPTDTKTEKPIVIDFIGDERNDTIIDYNIIEAEANSNITIVFDYNSGLKGFHNGITAVIANEGSTVNIVKIQRLGDDFNDFDNNIVFVGKDATVNWSNVVIGSKISAFDVTVYLDEIGGTFNSKSIFLGVDSQKYDMSYKVFHQAPKTTSSVDLKGALKGSAKAVFRGNIDIKKGAKKAKADENETVLLLDKTVKSDAIPALYCGEDDVQANHSASAGQIDENKLYYVMSRGFSLEEAKLLMVQAVLNPVIDLIPYDPVREIIIKGHIGRRILR; the protein is encoded by the coding sequence ATGTCAAATCTTTTGGATGAAAAAGTACAGTCTCTTTTTGAAAAGGAAGATGAAATAGCAAAAGAATACAGAAGAAAAGCTTATGACGCCTTTTCTTCTCTTCCTTTTCCTAAGTGGAAGAGAGTTAATATAGACAAAATAGAATTGCCTTTTTATAAAGAATATAATTTGGTAGTGTTAAGGGATTCTTCACAAGAAACAGTTAAAATAACTGATATAACTAAAAGCTTAGGAAACTTAGAAAGCAAAACATTGTCTTTGGTTGACAGAGCTTTTGGCGTAGATGACAAATTTGTAAACATGGCAAAAGCCTTTTACAACAGTGGATTTTACATTAAATCCCCCACAGATACAAAGACAGAAAAGCCTATAGTAATTGACTTTATAGGAGATGAAAGAAATGACACTATCATTGATTACAATATCATAGAAGCAGAGGCTAATTCAAATATAACCATTGTTTTTGACTATAATTCAGGTCTTAAGGGTTTTCACAATGGCATAACGGCAGTAATTGCAAACGAGGGTTCTACTGTAAATATAGTTAAAATACAAAGGTTAGGCGATGACTTCAATGACTTTGACAACAACATTGTATTTGTAGGTAAGGATGCTACTGTAAACTGGTCAAATGTTGTAATAGGGTCAAAAATAAGCGCTTTTGACGTAACGGTATATCTTGACGAAATAGGTGGAACTTTTAACTCTAAATCTATTTTTTTAGGAGTAGATAGTCAAAAGTATGACATGTCCTATAAAGTCTTCCACCAGGCTCCTAAAACTACCAGCAGTGTAGATTTAAAGGGCGCATTAAAGGGTAGCGCAAAAGCTGTATTCAGAGGCAACATTGACATAAAAAAAGGTGCTAAAAAAGCAAAAGCTGATGAAAATGAAACAGTGCTTTTGCTTGACAAGACTGTAAAATCCGATGCTATTCCTGCTCTTTATTGTGGCGAAGATGACGTGCAGGCAAACCATTCAGCCAGTGCGGGGCAAATTGATGAAAACAAGCTTTATTATGTGATGAGTAGAGGCTTTAGCTTAGAAGAGGCAAAACTTTTGATGGTACAAGCGGTATTGAATCCTGTCATAGACTTAATTCCTTATGACCCCGTAAGAGAAATCATCATAAAGGGTCATATAGGAAGGAGGATTTTAAGGTGA
- the sufB gene encoding Fe-S cluster assembly protein SufB: MKKTDVKDIDFSIYDVKDNIKYEYQTGKGLSKEVVLEISEQKNEPSWMRDFRLKALEIYQKMPMPTWGVDLSKLDIDSIIAYIRPSAKMQRSWDDVPEEIRRTFERLGIPEAERTALAGVGAQYDSEVVYHNIKENLTRQGVIFEDMDTAVKKYPDIIKEYFMTKNVTPYDHKFAALHAALWSGGTFVYVPEGVKVEVPLQAYLRMNAPGSGQFEHTLIIADKGSEVHFIEGCSAPQYSVSNLHAGCVELFVNEGARIIYSTIENWSKNTYNLNTKRAIVEKDGIIEWISGSFGSHKTMLYPASILKGKGAKAEYTGVTFAAKGQHLDTGSKMIHLAPHTSSKVLAKSISKDGGISSYRGLLKIGPKAEGAKASVQCEGLMLDDISRSDTMPVIEIENDNVDIGHEAKVGRISEEQIFYLMSRGLSEDDARAMIVKGFVEPIAKSLPLEYAVEMNRLIKLELEGAIG, from the coding sequence ATGAAAAAAACAGATGTAAAAGACATAGACTTTAGCATATACGATGTTAAAGACAATATAAAGTACGAGTACCAGACAGGGAAGGGGCTTTCTAAAGAAGTTGTTCTGGAAATCTCAGAACAAAAAAATGAACCTTCCTGGATGAGGGACTTCCGATTAAAGGCTCTTGAAATATATCAAAAAATGCCTATGCCAACATGGGGCGTTGACCTAAGTAAGCTTGACATAGATTCTATCATCGCATATATACGTCCGAGCGCAAAGATGCAAAGGTCGTGGGATGACGTGCCAGAGGAAATAAGAAGAACTTTCGAAAGACTTGGAATTCCTGAGGCAGAAAGAACAGCTTTGGCGGGAGTTGGTGCACAATACGATTCTGAGGTTGTATACCACAACATCAAAGAAAATCTTACACGCCAAGGTGTCATATTCGAAGACATGGACACCGCAGTAAAAAAATATCCTGACATAATAAAAGAGTATTTCATGACAAAAAACGTCACTCCCTATGACCACAAATTTGCGGCATTGCATGCTGCCCTATGGAGTGGAGGCACCTTTGTGTATGTTCCTGAAGGGGTTAAAGTAGAAGTTCCACTTCAGGCGTATTTGAGAATGAATGCACCAGGAAGCGGGCAATTTGAGCACACTCTCATAATCGCTGATAAAGGCAGCGAAGTCCATTTTATAGAGGGCTGTTCTGCGCCCCAGTATTCTGTGTCAAACCTGCACGCAGGTTGTGTGGAACTATTTGTAAATGAAGGAGCCCGCATAATTTATTCTACTATAGAAAATTGGAGCAAAAACACTTATAATCTCAACACAAAAAGAGCTATTGTTGAAAAAGACGGCATTATAGAGTGGATATCCGGCTCTTTTGGAAGCCACAAGACGATGCTTTATCCTGCCTCTATATTAAAAGGAAAAGGTGCAAAAGCCGAGTACACAGGTGTGACTTTTGCAGCAAAGGGACAGCACTTAGACACAGGTTCAAAGATGATACATTTAGCTCCCCACACATCTTCAAAGGTTTTGGCAAAGAGCATATCAAAAGATGGTGGAATATCCAGCTACAGAGGCCTTTTGAAAATAGGACCTAAAGCAGAAGGGGCAAAGGCTTCTGTCCAATGTGAAGGCCTCATGTTAGACGACATATCAAGGTCTGACACAATGCCGGTAATAGAAATAGAAAATGACAATGTAGATATTGGCCATGAAGCAAAAGTTGGAAGAATAAGCGAAGAGCAGATATTTTATCTCATGTCCAGAGGCTTAAGCGAAGATGATGCAAGGGCTATGATTGTAAAAGGCTTTGTAGAGCCGATAGCGAAATCTTTACCGTTAGAATACGCCGTAGAGATGAACAGGCTCATTAAACTCGAGCTGGAAGGCGCGATAGGATAG
- the sufC gene encoding Fe-S cluster assembly ATPase SufC, producing MRETLLEIKDLHVEVEDKHILKGLNLTIKKGEIHAIMGPNGGGKSTLCNSIMGNPKYRITEGQILFEGEDITNMKVNERAKKGIFLSFQYPEEIPGITVDNFIRTSVNIVTGQNISMLQFAKDMKNTLELLDMKSEYRNRYLNVGFSGGEKKKTEILQMAFLKPKLVMLDEIDSGLDIDALKIVAEAVKKLKTEDMSILIVTHYNRILDYLEPDVISVLMDGKIVKSGDKDLAKILEEKGYDFVRNGA from the coding sequence ATGAGGGAAACACTATTGGAAATAAAGGATTTGCATGTAGAGGTTGAGGATAAACACATCCTTAAAGGCCTTAACTTGACGATAAAAAAAGGAGAAATACATGCAATAATGGGACCCAACGGTGGAGGAAAAAGCACCTTGTGCAATTCCATTATGGGAAACCCTAAGTATAGAATAACAGAGGGGCAGATTTTATTTGAAGGCGAAGATATAACAAACATGAAAGTGAACGAAAGGGCTAAAAAGGGAATATTTTTGTCCTTCCAATACCCTGAAGAGATACCTGGCATAACAGTTGATAATTTTATAAGAACCTCTGTTAATATTGTAACAGGCCAAAATATATCAATGCTTCAATTTGCAAAAGATATGAAAAATACGTTAGAACTTTTAGATATGAAATCCGAGTACAGAAATAGGTATTTAAATGTGGGTTTTTCGGGAGGAGAAAAGAAAAAAACTGAAATACTCCAGATGGCTTTTTTGAAACCAAAGCTTGTAATGCTGGATGAGATTGACTCAGGCCTTGACATAGATGCATTGAAGATTGTTGCAGAAGCGGTTAAAAAATTAAAGACAGAAGACATGTCTATCTTAATTGTCACCCACTATAACAGAATACTGGATTACCTTGAACCAGATGTAATATCTGTCCTGATGGATGGGAAAATTGTAAAAAGCGGTGACAAAGACCTTGCAAAAATTCTTGAAGAAAAGGGTTACGATTTTGTGAGAAATGGCGCTTAG
- a CDS encoding co-chaperone GroES — MTKIQPVNGHALIKLEKDTEEKKVGGIIIPKTAEEKLNQGIIAGLAAGATDELAVGDRVIYKEFSGTRIKHEGEEYLIIPVDDILAKFVEVDEI, encoded by the coding sequence ATGACTAAAATACAGCCTGTCAATGGCCATGCCCTTATTAAGCTTGAAAAAGATACAGAGGAGAAAAAAGTGGGAGGAATAATAATTCCTAAGACTGCTGAAGAAAAATTAAATCAAGGAATAATAGCTGGTCTTGCAGCTGGTGCTACAGACGAACTTGCTGTAGGAGATAGGGTTATATACAAAGAATTTTCAGGAACTAGAATAAAGCATGAGGGAGAGGAATATCTCATAATTCCTGTAGATGACATACTGGCAAAATTTGTGGAAGTTGATGAGATATAA
- a CDS encoding SPL family radical SAM protein — MRKFSHIYVEKEVLDSPLTQNIIKKFTKSKVVIIDRYNEVFNRPNQNYVVQKDHQNLIIAKKRYDFIYRGSKLCENFGNINFYHTSNILNCIYDCDYCYLQGMYPSGHLVIFVNIEDYFKEVDKLTQDKKVYLSISYETDLLALEYLTDFVRMWVDYATKNKNVTIEIRTKSSNFSAVYSLKVLDNVIFAWTLLPQPVIDKYERFTPSLEDRIKSIKKAISKGLKIRISIEPVMYIDDFENIYKNFVKEFFLKIPVEGIKDVNIGAFRMVKEQAKKIEKLKEHSPIFCYDTVLKGGVFTYKDAEYFERFVYNEVIKYIEKEKVYILNYLPQN; from the coding sequence TTGCGCAAATTCTCGCACATTTACGTTGAAAAGGAGGTATTAGATAGTCCCCTAACACAAAACATCATAAAAAAATTTACTAAAAGTAAGGTTGTCATCATTGACAGATACAATGAAGTCTTTAACAGGCCTAATCAAAACTACGTTGTCCAAAAAGACCATCAAAATCTAATCATAGCCAAAAAAAGATACGATTTTATATATAGAGGTTCTAAGCTTTGTGAAAACTTTGGGAATATTAATTTTTACCACACCTCTAATATATTAAACTGTATATACGACTGTGATTACTGCTATTTGCAAGGGATGTATCCTTCGGGTCATCTTGTAATATTTGTAAATATTGAAGACTATTTTAAAGAAGTGGATAAATTGACACAAGACAAAAAAGTGTATTTGAGCATATCCTATGAAACAGATTTACTCGCCCTTGAATACCTAACAGACTTTGTGAGGATGTGGGTTGACTATGCCACAAAAAATAAAAATGTCACAATAGAAATAAGAACAAAAAGCAGTAATTTTTCAGCCGTCTATTCACTTAAGGTATTAGACAACGTCATTTTTGCATGGACACTATTGCCACAGCCTGTTATAGATAAATACGAAAGGTTTACTCCTTCTCTTGAAGACAGAATAAAAAGCATAAAAAAAGCCATATCAAAAGGACTAAAGATTCGAATTTCTATTGAGCCGGTGATGTACATTGATGACTTTGAAAATATCTATAAAAATTTCGTCAAAGAGTTTTTCTTAAAAATACCTGTAGAGGGAATAAAAGATGTGAACATTGGTGCCTTCAGAATGGTAAAAGAACAGGCGAAAAAAATAGAAAAACTAAAAGAACATTCTCCAATATTTTGCTATGACACTGTTTTAAAAGGCGGAGTTTTTACTTATAAAGATGCCGAGTATTTTGAAAGATTTGTTTACAACGAAGTGATAAAATACATTGAAAAAGAAAAAGTGTATATATTAAATTATCTCCCGCAAAATTGA
- a CDS encoding 5'-methylthioadenosine/S-adenosylhomocysteine nucleosidase family protein produces the protein MVFIATALYIEAKPIIEYYDLKKDVENRYFQVFKNEEITLIVTGIGKINSSIAVSHAATKYSCDFDDYIINIGICGSKDSNDKLGSIYLINKIIDNETKKNYIPDVLINHFFEESDIETFNYVVNDATLMSAKLCDMEASGFYQAASKYFETHRIYLLKIVSDNVSLSAVSKETVYNLIKNTIEEISKFIEIVKTSFKKTEIFSPQEKDIIDFLSQTLKLTASQRQIFYKACLHYKVRKGENITFLKDFYDISVNNKEERKRAFAQILAHLR, from the coding sequence ATGGTCTTTATCGCAACCGCTTTATATATTGAGGCAAAACCTATAATTGAATATTACGATTTAAAAAAGGATGTAGAAAATAGATATTTTCAAGTCTTTAAAAATGAAGAAATAACTCTTATAGTTACAGGAATTGGTAAAATAAACAGCAGTATAGCCGTTTCTCATGCTGCTACAAAATATTCATGTGATTTTGATGATTATATAATAAACATTGGAATATGTGGTTCTAAAGATTCTAACGACAAGTTGGGGAGTATATATCTCATTAACAAGATTATAGATAATGAAACAAAGAAAAACTATATACCGGATGTACTTATAAACCACTTTTTTGAAGAAAGCGATATAGAAACTTTTAACTATGTCGTCAATGACGCTACATTGATGTCAGCGAAACTTTGTGATATGGAAGCCAGTGGTTTTTATCAAGCAGCTTCTAAATATTTTGAAACTCACAGAATTTATCTTTTAAAAATAGTTTCTGACAATGTAAGCCTAAGCGCTGTATCTAAAGAAACGGTATATAATTTGATAAAGAATACAATAGAGGAAATAAGCAAATTTATTGAAATTGTAAAAACTTCTTTTAAAAAAACAGAGATATTTTCCCCTCAAGAAAAAGATATAATTGATTTTCTTTCGCAGACATTAAAACTTACTGCAAGCCAAAGGCAAATTTTTTACAAAGCTTGCCTTCATTATAAAGTGAGAAAAGGCGAAAACATAACCTTTTTGAAAGATTTTTATGACATCAGTGTGAATAATAAAGAAGAAAGGAAGAGGGCTTTTGCGCAAATTCTCGCACATTTACGTTGA
- the tyrS gene encoding tyrosine--tRNA ligase, with protein sequence MSVLDVLQERGYIQQMTHEDEIKELLEKEKITFYIGFDPTADSLHVGHFLQIMVMSHMQKAGHRPIVLIGGGTAMVGDPSGRTDMRKMLTIEEINRNAEAFKKQMQRLIDFSDGKAIMANNADWLLNLNYIEFLRDIGVHFSVNRMLTAECFKSRLERGLSFLEFNYMLMQAYDFLELNRRYNCVMQMGGDDQWSNIIAGVELIRKKEGKKAYGMTFTLLTTSEGKKMGKTEKGAVWLDPNKTSPYEFYQYWRNIADADVEKALALLTFLSMDEVRRLGSLKDKEINEAKKVLAYEVTKLIHGEEEAIKAQKAAEALFEGGGDLENVPTVTVSHDVLGKKVLDVLFEAKIIPSKSEGRRLIQQGGLYINNEKVESIDEYIKDDMIKDNSILIRKGKKEYHRLVIKE encoded by the coding sequence GTGTCGGTACTTGATGTTTTACAAGAAAGAGGATATATTCAGCAAATGACTCATGAAGATGAAATAAAAGAGCTTTTAGAAAAAGAAAAAATCACCTTTTACATAGGTTTTGACCCTACTGCTGACAGTTTGCATGTGGGGCATTTTCTGCAAATTATGGTAATGTCCCATATGCAAAAAGCAGGCCACAGGCCTATCGTCTTGATTGGCGGCGGAACGGCGATGGTGGGTGACCCTAGCGGCAGAACAGATATGAGAAAGATGCTTACAATAGAAGAAATAAACAGAAATGCCGAGGCTTTTAAAAAGCAGATGCAAAGGCTCATTGATTTTTCTGATGGTAAAGCTATTATGGCGAATAATGCCGATTGGCTTCTCAACTTAAACTATATAGAATTTTTGAGAGATATTGGGGTTCATTTTTCTGTAAATAGAATGCTTACAGCGGAGTGTTTTAAGTCTCGCTTAGAAAGAGGACTTTCATTTTTAGAATTTAACTACATGTTGATGCAAGCTTATGATTTTCTTGAATTAAACAGAAGGTACAATTGTGTAATGCAAATGGGTGGAGACGACCAGTGGTCTAACATTATTGCAGGGGTAGAGCTTATCCGCAAAAAAGAAGGCAAAAAAGCATATGGCATGACATTCACTTTGCTTACCACCAGTGAAGGCAAGAAGATGGGTAAAACAGAAAAAGGTGCTGTGTGGCTTGACCCTAACAAAACTTCCCCTTATGAGTTTTATCAGTATTGGAGAAACATAGCCGATGCGGATGTAGAGAAAGCTCTTGCACTTTTGACTTTCTTGTCCATGGATGAGGTTAGAAGATTAGGTTCTTTAAAGGACAAAGAGATAAATGAAGCGAAGAAAGTACTGGCATACGAGGTCACAAAACTCATACACGGAGAAGAGGAAGCTATAAAAGCTCAAAAAGCGGCAGAAGCATTGTTTGAAGGTGGCGGAGATTTAGAAAATGTGCCTACTGTTACCGTCTCTCACGATGTTTTGGGTAAAAAAGTTTTGGATGTGCTTTTTGAAGCAAAGATAATACCTTCAAAGAGCGAAGGTAGAAGGCTCATTCAACAAGGCGGACTTTATATAAACAATGAAAAAGTTGAAAGTATTGATGAATATATAAAAGATGATATGATAAAAGATAATAGCATTTTAATAAGAAAGGGCAAAAAAGAGTATCACAGGCTTGTCATTAAAGAATAA
- a CDS encoding 23S rRNA (pseudouridine(1915)-N(3))-methyltransferase RlmH: MNYKVYAIGNKIEKFYSDAIKEYQKRLSRFCNISFTNYKNPQQLPKQQLDKYYKIGISPSGKSLSSEELAEKIKELELSAKSDILIVIGNEEISLNESISISPMEMSLGLASTILFEQLYRAYKILNNEPYHK; the protein is encoded by the coding sequence ATGAACTACAAGGTGTATGCCATCGGCAACAAAATAGAAAAGTTTTATTCCGACGCTATAAAAGAATATCAAAAGAGGTTAAGCCGCTTTTGTAATATTTCCTTTACAAACTACAAAAATCCTCAACAGTTGCCCAAGCAACAATTAGACAAATATTATAAAATCGGAATATCACCTTCGGGAAAATCGCTGTCTTCTGAAGAATTAGCAGAAAAAATAAAAGAGCTTGAACTTTCAGCAAAGTCAGATATATTAATAGTCATAGGAAATGAGGAAATTTCCTTAAATGAAAGCATTAGCATAAGTCCTATGGAAATGAGTTTAGGCCTTGCATCTACTATTCTTTTTGAACAATTGTATCGCGCTTATAAAATTTTAAACAATGAACCTTATCACAAGTGA
- the rlmH gene encoding 23S rRNA (pseudouridine(1915)-N(3))-methyltransferase RlmH gives MNIRIIVVGRIKEKYINDGINFYLKKLRPYCNIEIIEVEEEKAPQNLSEKEREEILKKEGERIFSKIKKGSFAVSLAIEGRGMDSHKFSKFIKDTFQSGYKEMTFIIGGSLGLWESIKDQSHFNLSFSKMTFPHQLMRLILLEQLYLAFDGKIHL, from the coding sequence ATGAATATACGCATAATAGTTGTTGGAAGAATAAAGGAGAAATATATAAACGATGGAATAAATTTTTATTTGAAAAAATTGCGCCCCTATTGCAATATAGAAATTATAGAAGTAGAAGAGGAAAAAGCGCCACAAAATTTAAGTGAAAAAGAAAGAGAAGAAATTTTAAAAAAAGAAGGGGAGAGGATTTTTTCAAAAATAAAAAAAGGAAGTTTTGCTGTTTCTCTTGCTATTGAAGGAAGGGGCATGGATTCTCATAAGTTTTCTAAATTTATAAAAGATACTTTTCAATCAGGGTATAAAGAGATGACTTTCATAATAGGTGGTTCTTTAGGATTATGGGAAAGTATAAAGGACCAATCCCATTTTAATCTTTCTTTTTCTAAAATGACATTTCCTCATCAATTGATGCGGCTCATACTTTTAGAACAGCTTTATTTAGCATTTGATGGTAAAATTCACTTGTGA
- a CDS encoding CxxH/CxxC protein gives MFVVCEKHLEDAIEEFVEVYEQPPDIYKLDEVSFTDWLVPHKCDFCDDVPKYLVV, from the coding sequence ATGTTTGTTGTGTGTGAAAAGCATTTAGAGGATGCTATTGAGGAATTTGTAGAAGTGTACGAGCAACCACCAGATATTTACAAATTAGATGAGGTTTCTTTTACGGATTGGCTGGTACCTCATAAATGCGATTTTTGTGATGATGTGCCTAAATATCTTGTCGTTTAA